A window of Clostridioides sp. ES-S-0010-02 genomic DNA:
ATGAAAATAAGTATTATGATAGACTTGGATTAGATAAAGAATATGAAGAAATACTTGGTGTTAATGTAGAGAAGTTAGTTGTTCCTGTAAAGCCTGGAAGAAATACTGCTATGATACTAGAAGTAGCAGCAATGAACTTTAGACAAAGAGGAATGGGGTATGATGCAGCTCAAGAATTTACTAAGAAACTATCAAAACTTATTGATACTAAGTAATAGAGAGTGCATATAAAATAAAATTGTATAGAATAGTTATAAAATATATATTATATAATTGGAGTTTAAATTAGCTTTTAAGGTTATTAGTTTAAATTTAATACTATATTTAAATTTATTATATGATAAGGAAGTTGGAGTCTTTATGGGAATGAACTATTTTAGTAAGCTTTTAGAAAGTACTACTGAAAAAGAACTGCTCTTAAATAAAAAATCAAATAATATAAGTACAGCTAGATTAATATCTTTTTTAATATTGATAGCGGGATTTGCTATTGGATTTTACAATAAAAATATAGTAGGTATTTTTGTTGGAATTGTAGCATTGATTCTATTTATTTCACTTTTAGTTATTCATAATAAAATAAAAGAGGAAGAATCGTATTTTAAGAGTAAGTGTGAAGTGCTGGATAAGTATGTTAAGAGATTTGGTGATGAGTGGAAAGAATTCAAAATAGATGGAAAAGAATATATACAAGAAGAAAATTCACAAGCAAAAGATTTAGACTTATTTGGAAGAGCATCACTATATCAGTATATTTGTATAGCTAATACATCCTATGGAAAGAAGTCTTTAGCTAAGTCCTTATGGAATGAAAATCCAAACGATAATATAATCCTAGAAAGACAAACAGCAGTAAAAGAGCTATTATCAAAACAGGATTTTTCTATCCATATTCAGACCTTGAGTAATATAATTGGTAAGGAACAAAAAACCAACTCTGATGGAAGTATAGAGTCATTTATAGAGTATGGAGAAGATAAAAAAGTATATATACCTAAGTGGATGCATGTTTTTACTTGGGGTTTGCCTACTGCAACAATACTATCTTTTATATTTTTTATATTAGGGTTTTTGCCTATGCTACCTGTTTTTTTACTTTTTGTACTTCAGCTAGGATTTGGTGGGTTTGGGAATACAAAGCTTATGCAGACTTTATCCCCATTATTCTCATTTAGTAGAAGTATACAAGTATATGAAAAGATGTTTGAAGTTTTAGAGAAAGAGACATTTGAAAGCCCATATTTAAAAGAATTACAAGCAAAACTTTCTAAAGGTAATGGTGTTTCAAAAGGTATTAAACAGCTGAACTCAATAGGTAATGCAGTAAACTTAAGATATAATCAAATAGTTTATATACTTGCTTGTGGTGTTCTTATGTGGAATTATCACTGTGCAGAATCTCTAGAAAGATGGAAAAGTGTATATGGAAATCAAATTAGAGGATGGCTTGAATCTATTGGAGAGTTTGAAGCTTTGATAAGTTTAACTATTATTGGTCAAGTAAAAGAAAATACATGTTTTCCAATAATAAAAAGCGAAAGTATTCCAAAGTTAGAAGTTGAAGAAGTATACCATCCATTAATAGCAGAGAAAAGTGTTGTAGCAAATTCAATAAAATTAAATTCTCAAACCTGTATCATTACAGGTTCAAATATGTCAGGTAAGACGACATTTTTAAGAAGTATTGGTGTAAATTTAGTATTGGCGTATGCAGGTGCTCCAGTATGTGCTAAAAATTTTGATGCCACATGTATGTATATATTTACATCTATGAGAATACAAGATGATGTAAGCCAAGGTATATCAACTTTTTATGCTGAAATTCTCAGAATAAAATCAATGATTCAATATAGTATAAAAGAATTACCGATGTTAGTTTTAGTTGATGAGATTTTTAAAGGAACTAACTCTGCTGATAGAATTATTGGAGCAAGTGAGGCAGTAAAGAAACTATCAAAGCCATGGATTATAAGTATGGTTACAACACATGATTTTGAGTTATGTGACCTTTCAAGTGGTGGAGATGTAGAGATTGTAAACTACCATTTTTCAGAGTACTATGTTGATGATAAAATCTATTTTGACTATGCCATAAAAGATGGAAGATGTAAGACTACAAATGCAAAACAGCTTATGAAAATGGCAGGGATACTTTAAGAAAGATAAGCGTAGAAATGTAGCTTATTATGATTAAAATAGAAAGGATTGTATAAAGTACTTAAAAGCACTTTATACAATCCTTTTATTTGAGAATATTTTAGTTTTTCAATTTGTTAAAATTTATTTAGCTTCTTCACAAGCACATTCTTTTGGACATTCTTCATAAATACAACTCTTATCAAAGTAATGAGTATGAAGGTATTTATGAGCTACATCGCTATTTGGATCTCCAAAGAAGTCTTTATAAATAGCTTGTAAGTCAGGATTTTCATGAGACTTACGAATAGCCTTATTTCTATCTATCTCATACAATGCATTAGCACGTCTATCAATTATATCAGTATTACCATGATGGTAAGGTTGACCAGCTCCTCCAACACATCCACCAGGGCATGCCATAACTTCTATGATATGGTATTTACATTCTCCACTTCTAACTTTATCCATCATTTTTCTAGCATTTTTAAGTGTATTTACAATACATACATTGACTGTAGTTCCATCAACATCTATACTTGCTTCTCTGATTCCCTTAAGCCCTCTAACATTAGTAAAGTTTACATTATCTAAAGTTTTGTTAGTTATCTTTTCATATGAAGTACGTAGAGCAGCTTCTAAAACTCCACCACTCGCTCCAAATATAGACGCAGCACCAGTAGATTTTCCTAATGGATTATCAAAATCCTGGTCTTGAAGATTAGGTAAATCAATAGCAGCTTCTTTTATCATCTTAGCTAACTCTCTAGTAGTTATAGAAAGGTCAACATCTAATATTCCAGATTCACTTAATTCTTCTCTTGAAGCTTCATACTTCTTAGCTACACAAGGCATTACAGATACAACATAAAGGTCATCTGGATTAATTCCTAGTATTTTAGGTGCATAGTAATTCTTAGCTATAGAACCAAACATACCTTGAGGAGATTTACAGCTAGATGCTAGATTTAATTGGTCTGGATAATTGTGTTCTAAGAAGTTTACCCATGCAGGGCAACAGCTTGTTAATATAGGTAGATTTTCACCTTTTTGAATTCTTTCTATAAATTCAGTAGCTTCTTCCATTATAGTGAAGTCTGCACCAAAGTTTGTATCGAATACATGCTCAAACCCAAGTGCTTTTAAAGCAGCAACCATTTTTCCTGTAGATATTGAACCTGGTTCTAATCCAAACTCTTCACCAATAGCAACTCTTACAGCAGGGGCAACTTGCACTACTATAGTTTTTTCTTTTTTATTTAAAACATCCCATAGTTTAGGAACATTATCTACTTCTGTTAACGCTCCAGTTGGACAGACAGAAATACATTGGCCACAGAATGTACACTCTGTTTCAACCATATCAGCATTAAAAAATGTACTAACTAAAGTATTAAATCCACGATTAACTCCAGATAATGCTCCAACTGTTTGGATATCATTACATACAGTTTCACATCTTCTGCATAATATACATTTAGAATGGTCTTTAACTAAAGATTTAGTAGAGGTATCTTTACCTGCAAAAGACTTAGAACCTTGATATCTTATCTTTCTTACTCCTAAATCAGCAGCTATAGTTTGTAATTCACAGTCTCCATTTTTTTCACATATAAAACAATCTTGTGGATGGTCTGATAATAGTAACTCAACAATAGTTCTACGAGCATTTAATGCTTTAGCACTATTAGTTTGAACTCTCATACCTTCCTTTATAACTGTTCCACAAGCTGGAACTAAACCTCTCTCTGTCTCAACCATACAAACACGACAAGAAGCACAAGTATCAAGCTTATCTATCTCATTCATATGTAAATGACAAAGGTTATGTATTTTTATATTTATTAGTTTTGCAGCATCTAAGATAGAAGTTCCACTAGGTGCTGAAACATGTTTGCCATTGATAGTTAAATTAACTAAACTCATTGTTATTCCTCCTCCAAATAAGTTATTTCTTGATTATAGCATTAAATGTACAATTATCTATACAAGCACCACATTTTAGACACTTAGAAGTATCTATTGTATGTTGTTCTTTAACAGAACCTGTTATACAACCAGCAGGACACACTCTAGAACATTTTGTACAACCCTTACAAGCATCTGTTATGAAGTAAGAAAGTAAGTTTTGACATTTGCCAGCAGGACATTTCTTATCTACAACATGTGCTATATACTCATCTTTGAAATATTGAAGAGTACTTAAAACAGGGTTTGGAGCAGCTTTACCAAGACCACATAATGAAGCAGTTTGTATAGTTTCAGCAAGGTTTTCTAGGTCGTCTAAATCTTGTAGAGTACCATTACCTTCTGTAATTTTAGTTAATATTTCTAATAATCTCGTAGTACCTATACGACAAGGTGTACATTTACCACAAGATTCTTCAACAGTAAACTCAAGGAAGAATTTGGCTATATCTACCATACAGTCAGATTCATCAAGAACAAGCATACCACCAGAACCCATCATTGAGCCTATAGAGCTTAATGAACCAAAATCTATAGGTATATCTAAATGTTCAGTTGGTATACATCCACCAGACGGTCCACCTGTTTGAACTGCCTTGAAGTTTTTGCCTTCAGGAATTCCTCCACCAATTTCAAATACAATATCTCTTAAAGTAGTACCCATTGCAACTTCAACAAGACCTACATTTTCTACTTTTCCACCAAGAGCAAAAACTTTAGTACCACTAGAATCATCAGTACCTAAGTTAGCAAACCAGTCTCCACCCTTAAGTATGATTGCTGGAATATTAGCAAAAGTTTCAACATTGTTTAAGCAAGTAGGAGATTTCCATAATCCACTTTTAGAAGAACTATAAGTCTTCATTCTAGGTTCACCACGTCTACCTTCAATTGAATGCATTAAAGCTGTACCTTCACCACAAACGAAAGCTCCTGCACCGTATTTTAATTCTAATTTGAAGTTAAATCCAGTACCTAAGATATTTTCACCAAGTAAGCCATGTGCTTCAGCTTGAGCTATAGCTACTTTTAGTCTTTCTATAGATTTTGGATATTCAGCTCTTATATATATGTACCCTGTATCAGAACCTATAGCATATCCACATATTGCCATAGCTTCTAGTACACTATGAGGGTCTCCTTCAAGTACAGATCTATCCATGAATGCACCAGGGTCTCCTTCATCAGCATTACAGACAACGAATTTTTTATCAGTTGGGCCAGCAGGATTCTTTGAAGCAGCTTCCCATTTAGAACCTGTAGGGAATCCAGCTCCTCCTCTACCACGAAGACCAGAAGTCTTTACTTCTGCAATAACTTCTTGAGGAGTAAGAGTCGTTAAACATTTACCTAGAGCTAAATAACCATCATTAGCAATATAATCCTCTAAACTATCTGGGTCTATAAGCCCACAATTCTTTAGAGCTATACGTAATTGTTTTTTGTAGAAAGACATTTCTTCTTGTGCTTCTACTTTTTTATTTAAAGATTCTTCTTCATATAATAATTCCTCAACAACTGTATTTCTAATTAAGTGATTTTGAACTATCTTTTCAGCATCAGATGGTTCAACTTTCACATAGAAAACGTTATCAGGATAAACTTTTACGATAGGACCTTGAGCACAGAAACCAAAACAACCTGTTAAACGAACATCAACCTTGTCTTGTATTCCTGATTTTTTTATTTCATTTTCTAACTCACTAACTATTTCCATACTGTTTGAAGATGTACATCCAGTATCACAACAAACAAGTAATTCTCTTCTTAATACATTTTCCTTAGAATAATTTTTTCTTAGGCTAAGACTAGGTTTTAGCTCATCAGCTAAAACTTTTAATTCATCAAATGAATTTACTTTACGCATTATTTATTCACCCCTCTTAACAATTCAATTCTAATTCTCTATAAGTATCCAATATTTCGCTTACTTGATCTGGTTTTACTTTACCATAAACTTTACCATTTACAGTAACAACTGGAGCTAAACCACATGCCCCCAAACATCTTAAACCTTCTAAAGAAAATTTAAAATCACTAGTAGTTTCTCCAACTTTTATACCAAGCTGTTTTTCAAAAGCACTTAATATCTTATCAGCACCTTTTACAAAACATACAGTACCTAGACAGACACTTATTTTATACTTACCTACAGGTTCTGTAGTGAAATAAGAATAGAATGTAACAACCCCATATACCTTTGCAGGAGCTACTCCAAGTCTTTTAGCAACATGAAGTTGTACTTCTTTTGGAAGATATCCAAATATACCTTGAGCTTCATGTAGAACTTGTATCAAAGCACCTTCCTTTGTTGCAAGAGAGTCAATAAATATATCTAATTCGTCAAATAACTGCTTGTTGTGTGAAATAAAATCGCACATAACAAATCCCCCTTTTCTTTTTAAAGTTATTATTTTTCATAAAATAATTAACCATGAGTTGACACCAATATTATGTTGGTGAACAAAACCAAAACAATAAAGAAAGAATAATATACAACAATTTCTTTATTCATAAAAACAATGCAAAAAAGTTACCTATTAAAAAAAAACTATACTAGTCTATTATAATATAAAATAATTCAGAATAGTTAAAAAAAATAAAAAAAATGGACTGAATCCAATAAAAAAAAAATAATATATATAAAAAACTTTAAAAAATAAACCAAAAGGTAAAATTTTTATAAAATAAAAGATTTATAAAACTGATGATAATAGTCTAGAAATTGATTCCTTGATTTTTATATAAGTAGACCTAGAATTATATACATCTAATGTTATTTCTTTTGAATCTAAAATATCATTTTCAAATATAACTCTTTGCTCTAGTGCTTTTTTTGAAGAGTACATAAATGCATTTACTTCAAAATTAAGCTCAAAGCTTCTTATATCCATATTAGCTGTTCCTATAGAACATATAGAGTCATCTATAACTATTGTCTTAGCATGTAAAAATGCATTTTCACCATAAGTGTAGATTTTAGCTCCAAATTTTAAAAGTTCTCCAGCATATGAATATGATGCCCAGTATACAAAAGGATGGTCAGGTTTAGAAGGAATCATAATTCTTACATCAACACCAGATAAACAAGCTATTTTTAAAGTATCTATAAATGTTGAGTCAAGTATTAAATAAGGACTCTGTATGTATATATACTTTCTAGCTTTCTGAATCATTTTAAGGTAACCATATTTAATTTCATCAAGTTCTAATATATCTGGACCACTTGATACTATCTGAATCCCAATATTTTCAGAAGGACAATCAGAAGGTGTTTCACTTTCTACGAAGTACTTTTCTAAATCTAAATCTTCTTTAGTTGTATA
This region includes:
- a CDS encoding iron hydrogenase small subunit; this translates as MSLVNLTINGKHVSAPSGTSILDAAKLINIKIHNLCHLHMNEIDKLDTCASCRVCMVETERGLVPACGTVIKEGMRVQTNSAKALNARRTIVELLLSDHPQDCFICEKNGDCELQTIAADLGVRKIRYQGSKSFAGKDTSTKSLVKDHSKCILCRRCETVCNDIQTVGALSGVNRGFNTLVSTFFNADMVETECTFCGQCISVCPTGALTEVDNVPKLWDVLNKKEKTIVVQVAPAVRVAIGEEFGLEPGSISTGKMVAALKALGFEHVFDTNFGADFTIMEEATEFIERIQKGENLPILTSCCPAWVNFLEHNYPDQLNLASSCKSPQGMFGSIAKNYYAPKILGINPDDLYVVSVMPCVAKKYEASREELSESGILDVDLSITTRELAKMIKEAAIDLPNLQDQDFDNPLGKSTGAASIFGASGGVLEAALRTSYEKITNKTLDNVNFTNVRGLKGIREASIDVDGTTVNVCIVNTLKNARKMMDKVRSGECKYHIIEVMACPGGCVGGAGQPYHHGNTDIIDRRANALYEIDRNKAIRKSHENPDLQAIYKDFFGDPNSDVAHKYLHTHYFDKSCIYEECPKECACEEAK
- a CDS encoding 4Fe-4S binding protein, which produces MRKVNSFDELKVLADELKPSLSLRKNYSKENVLRRELLVCCDTGCTSSNSMEIVSELENEIKKSGIQDKVDVRLTGCFGFCAQGPIVKVYPDNVFYVKVEPSDAEKIVQNHLIRNTVVEELLYEEESLNKKVEAQEEMSFYKKQLRIALKNCGLIDPDSLEDYIANDGYLALGKCLTTLTPQEVIAEVKTSGLRGRGGAGFPTGSKWEAASKNPAGPTDKKFVVCNADEGDPGAFMDRSVLEGDPHSVLEAMAICGYAIGSDTGYIYIRAEYPKSIERLKVAIAQAEAHGLLGENILGTGFNFKLELKYGAGAFVCGEGTALMHSIEGRRGEPRMKTYSSSKSGLWKSPTCLNNVETFANIPAIILKGGDWFANLGTDDSSGTKVFALGGKVENVGLVEVAMGTTLRDIVFEIGGGIPEGKNFKAVQTGGPSGGCIPTEHLDIPIDFGSLSSIGSMMGSGGMLVLDESDCMVDIAKFFLEFTVEESCGKCTPCRIGTTRLLEILTKITEGNGTLQDLDDLENLAETIQTASLCGLGKAAPNPVLSTLQYFKDEYIAHVVDKKCPAGKCQNLLSYFITDACKGCTKCSRVCPAGCITGSVKEQHTIDTSKCLKCGACIDNCTFNAIIKK
- a CDS encoding mannonate oxidoreductase — its product is MGMNYFSKLLESTTEKELLLNKKSNNISTARLISFLILIAGFAIGFYNKNIVGIFVGIVALILFISLLVIHNKIKEEESYFKSKCEVLDKYVKRFGDEWKEFKIDGKEYIQEENSQAKDLDLFGRASLYQYICIANTSYGKKSLAKSLWNENPNDNIILERQTAVKELLSKQDFSIHIQTLSNIIGKEQKTNSDGSIESFIEYGEDKKVYIPKWMHVFTWGLPTATILSFIFFILGFLPMLPVFLLFVLQLGFGGFGNTKLMQTLSPLFSFSRSIQVYEKMFEVLEKETFESPYLKELQAKLSKGNGVSKGIKQLNSIGNAVNLRYNQIVYILACGVLMWNYHCAESLERWKSVYGNQIRGWLESIGEFEALISLTIIGQVKENTCFPIIKSESIPKLEVEEVYHPLIAEKSVVANSIKLNSQTCIITGSNMSGKTTFLRSIGVNLVLAYAGAPVCAKNFDATCMYIFTSMRIQDDVSQGISTFYAEILRIKSMIQYSIKELPMLVLVDEIFKGTNSADRIIGASEAVKKLSKPWIISMVTTHDFELCDLSSGGDVEIVNYHFSEYYVDDKIYFDYAIKDGRCKTTNAKQLMKMAGIL
- a CDS encoding NAD(P)H-dependent oxidoreductase subunit E, which produces MCDFISHNKQLFDELDIFIDSLATKEGALIQVLHEAQGIFGYLPKEVQLHVAKRLGVAPAKVYGVVTFYSYFTTEPVGKYKISVCLGTVCFVKGADKILSAFEKQLGIKVGETTSDFKFSLEGLRCLGACGLAPVVTVNGKVYGKVKPDQVSEILDTYRELELNC